The following proteins come from a genomic window of Metarhizium brunneum chromosome 2, complete sequence:
- the vps29 gene encoding Vacuolar protein sorting-associated protein 29 has protein sequence MAFLILVIGDLHIPDRALDIPAKFKKLLAPGKIGQTLCLGNLTDKHTYEYLRSITPDLKIVKGRNDVEATSLPLTQVVTHGSIRIGFLEGFTLVSSEPDLLLAEANRLDVDVLCWGGTHKFDAFEYMDKFFVNPGSATGAFLNSWGGVGEDPTPSFCLMDVQGISLTLYVYQLRKDDKGNENVAVEKVTYTKPVEPAANSS, from the exons ATGGCcttcctcatcctcgtcatcgggGACCTACACATCCCAGACCGCGCCCTCGACATCCCAGCCAAG TTTAAAAAACTCCTCGCTCCCGGCAAAATCGGCCAGACCCTCTGCCTCGGCAACCTTACCGACAAGCACACGTACGAATACCTCCGCTCCATAACGCCGGACCTCAAAATCGTCAAGGGCCGCAACGATGTGGAAGCCACCTCCCTCCCGCTCACACAGGTCGTCACCCACGGAAGCATCAGGATCGGCTTCCTCGAAGGGTTCACCCTCGTCTCCAGCGAGCCCGACCTGCTTCTTGCAGAAGCAAACCGGCTAGATGTCGACGTGCTGTGCTGGGGGGGCACCCACAAGTTCGACGCATTCGAGTACATGGACAAATTTTTCGTCAACCCGGGAAGCGCAACGGGGGCATTCTTGAATTCGTGGGGCGGTGTAGGGGAGGATCCCACGCCCAGCTTTTGCCTAATGGAT GTCCAAGGTATTTCGCTGACGCTGTACGTCTACCAACTCCGCAAAGATGACAAGGGCAACGAAAATGTTGCCGTGGAGAAAGTTACATATACAAAACCAGTCGAACCGGCCGCCAATTCATCATGA